One genomic window of Actinoplanes lobatus includes the following:
- a CDS encoding bifunctional glycosyltransferase/CDP-glycerol:glycerophosphate glycerophosphotransferase — translation MTSPQPRPPDVTVVVIVYNDAARIETAVRSVLNQSLRSHEVIVCDDHSTDGTQAVVERLVAEHPDVVRYIRLEANSGHCGAPRNRGVAAARGRFIMFLDSDDTLDQHACRNMVAMAEQSHADMVIGRCVRHDVATGKETSWMPWLVQRKVVYESLHDQPELLYDVLSTNKLYRHDFLTRENLVFLEDRLYEDNLFSAHAYLAAKKIAIIPQHIYTWNIERKAANLSITRRAADIRNITDRIIVTRKIDDLLTKHDAGDLRLQKDIRFIENDLRVHLARLGTLPEENQRALVDAARPYLETLQPEAFLQAKPLPAMAAYLARQGDYHGVATVHDYMVGKPFQPHLTADLVVHDGRVYWSDRHLDDELGRAVLDVTELGLQDRPLSKLRLGGRIDSVHRDGDLVTIAGSFVNPLGRITVESAPKAQLVFSERRSKRRVFKTKAQLVVDEQRVGWTVTFEPERLLRPVGLIDPNYSVRLHLAVGTDSADLALFAEDEVTEALRLPARPKLTRLTADLLQGYRTDSGNVALRLDADGSAAKLGTAAISGVRNTSIGSRAWERAAELQTSLRQRRNKRATKLSWYENVFLKMPVKKGTVVFESHMGKQFSDSPRAIYEEMKRQGIKFTPIWVYATHPTGFPSDAKLVQRNSWAYLQALGQAEFWIDNQGFPHDLRKRPETTYIQTWHGSAFKKMGFDEATIKAQTEQSQQRLQRAIDRFDVFLVRSEHDERTLTQGMRVGAELLRVGYPRNDALVNGGNEAEVAKLRKSLGLTDGRKVVLYAPTFRPEEVNRKSGLQLPFDLDEFVHRFGDDAVLLVRPHYLVSFALPPAYGHSVRNVANVHDVTPLMQISDALITDYSSLMFDYSLLDRPMIFHVPDYDDYVGSSRGSYFDLGSIAPGPLTRTSEELIAALSDLDGNASAYAGKRREFVAQYGEFDTGQAAKAVVDRFFRSGARRG, via the coding sequence GTGACCTCGCCCCAGCCCCGGCCCCCAGACGTCACAGTCGTGGTCATCGTGTACAACGACGCGGCCCGGATCGAGACCGCGGTCCGCTCGGTGCTGAACCAGTCTCTGCGCAGCCACGAGGTGATCGTCTGCGACGACCACAGCACGGACGGCACGCAGGCCGTGGTGGAGCGGCTCGTCGCGGAGCACCCGGACGTGGTGCGCTACATCCGGCTGGAGGCCAACTCGGGCCACTGCGGCGCGCCCCGCAACCGGGGTGTGGCGGCGGCCCGGGGCCGGTTCATCATGTTCCTGGACAGTGACGACACCCTGGACCAGCACGCCTGCCGCAACATGGTGGCGATGGCCGAGCAGTCGCACGCCGACATGGTCATCGGCCGTTGCGTCCGGCACGACGTGGCGACCGGCAAGGAGACCTCCTGGATGCCCTGGCTGGTCCAGCGCAAGGTGGTCTACGAGTCGCTGCACGACCAGCCCGAGCTGCTCTACGACGTGCTGTCGACCAACAAGCTGTACCGGCACGACTTCCTGACCCGGGAGAACCTGGTCTTCCTGGAGGACCGGCTGTACGAGGACAACCTGTTCTCGGCGCACGCGTACCTCGCGGCCAAGAAGATCGCGATCATCCCGCAGCACATCTACACGTGGAACATCGAGCGCAAGGCGGCGAACCTCTCGATCACCCGCCGGGCCGCCGACATCCGCAACATCACCGACCGGATCATCGTCACCCGCAAGATCGACGACCTGCTGACCAAGCACGACGCCGGTGACCTGCGGTTGCAGAAGGACATCCGGTTCATCGAGAACGACCTGCGGGTGCACCTGGCCCGGCTCGGCACCCTCCCGGAGGAGAACCAGCGGGCCCTGGTCGACGCCGCCCGGCCCTACCTGGAGACCCTCCAGCCGGAGGCGTTCCTCCAGGCCAAGCCGCTGCCCGCGATGGCCGCCTACCTGGCCCGGCAGGGTGACTACCACGGTGTGGCCACGGTGCACGACTACATGGTCGGCAAGCCGTTCCAGCCGCACCTGACCGCCGACCTGGTGGTCCACGACGGCCGGGTGTACTGGTCCGACCGGCACCTGGACGACGAGCTGGGCCGCGCGGTGCTGGACGTCACCGAGCTGGGCCTCCAGGACCGCCCGCTCAGCAAACTGCGCCTGGGCGGCCGGATCGACAGCGTCCACCGCGACGGCGACCTGGTCACCATCGCCGGCTCGTTCGTCAACCCGCTCGGCCGGATCACCGTCGAGTCGGCGCCGAAGGCGCAGCTGGTCTTCTCCGAGCGGCGCAGCAAGCGCCGGGTGTTCAAGACGAAGGCCCAGCTCGTCGTGGACGAGCAGCGGGTCGGCTGGACGGTCACCTTCGAGCCGGAGCGGCTGCTGCGCCCGGTGGGTCTCATCGACCCCAACTACTCGGTCCGGCTGCACCTGGCCGTCGGCACCGACAGCGCCGACCTGGCCCTGTTCGCCGAGGACGAGGTGACCGAGGCGCTGCGGCTGCCGGCCCGGCCCAAGCTCACCCGGCTCACCGCCGACCTGCTCCAGGGCTACCGGACCGACAGCGGCAACGTGGCGCTGCGGCTGGACGCGGACGGCAGCGCCGCGAAGCTGGGCACCGCCGCGATCAGCGGGGTGCGCAACACCAGCATCGGCAGCCGCGCCTGGGAGCGGGCCGCCGAGTTGCAGACCTCGCTGCGCCAGCGCCGCAACAAGCGGGCCACCAAGCTGTCCTGGTACGAGAACGTCTTCCTGAAGATGCCGGTCAAGAAGGGCACGGTCGTCTTCGAGAGCCACATGGGCAAGCAGTTCTCGGACAGCCCGCGCGCCATCTACGAGGAGATGAAGCGGCAGGGGATCAAGTTCACCCCGATCTGGGTGTACGCGACCCATCCGACCGGTTTCCCGTCCGATGCCAAGCTGGTCCAGCGCAACTCGTGGGCGTACCTCCAGGCGCTCGGCCAGGCCGAGTTCTGGATCGACAACCAGGGCTTCCCGCACGACCTGCGCAAGCGGCCGGAGACCACGTACATCCAGACCTGGCACGGGTCGGCGTTCAAGAAGATGGGCTTCGACGAGGCCACCATCAAGGCGCAGACCGAGCAGTCGCAGCAGCGGTTGCAGCGGGCGATCGACCGGTTCGACGTGTTCCTGGTCCGCTCGGAGCACGACGAACGCACCCTCACCCAGGGCATGCGGGTCGGCGCCGAGCTGCTGCGGGTCGGCTACCCGCGTAACGACGCGCTGGTCAACGGCGGTAACGAGGCCGAGGTCGCCAAGCTGCGCAAGTCGCTGGGGCTCACCGACGGACGGAAGGTGGTGCTGTACGCGCCGACGTTCCGCCCCGAGGAGGTGAACCGCAAGTCCGGCCTGCAACTGCCGTTCGACCTCGACGAGTTCGTGCACCGGTTCGGTGACGACGCCGTGCTGCTGGTCCGCCCGCACTACCTGGTGTCGTTCGCGCTGCCGCCGGCGTACGGGCACTCGGTCCGCAACGTGGCGAACGTGCACGACGTCACGCCGCTGATGCAGATCTCGGACGCGCTGATCACCGACTACTCGTCGCTGATGTTCGACTACTCACTGCTCGACCGGCCGATGATCTTCCATGTGCCGGACTACGACGACTACGTCGGCAGCAGCCGCGGCTCCTATTTCGATCTCGGTTCGATCGCGCCCGGCCCGCTCACCCGTACCTCGGAGGAGCTGATCGCCGCGCTGTCCGACCTGGATGGCAACGCCTCGGCGTACGCCGGCAAGCGCCGCGAGTTCGTGGCCCAGTACGGTGAGTTCGACACCGGTCAGGCCGCCAAGGCCGTGGTCGACCGCTTCTTCCGTTCCGGAGCACGCCGTGGCTGA